One window from the genome of Nitrospira defluvii encodes:
- a CDS encoding multicopper oxidase domain-containing protein codes for MRSVRSGPKKVSQRRAQAAWKLLLGVMLPSVCAGAFQVASAAAPELHAAAHNQPAWAEQLKGQTIVEDAQEGHVERTAMMERQHQRIMDKINEQLVHDAEVQRTGGQYNNVNMLHQYGAGNQDLLLMSNSGAEPVSSMGGKCPASAPVRSYDVSAINVEITLNMWLDFYPGYMYTLTENIEKVRAEETKNKEARDKEGYDPGGVTNGLQNQFIQPLVLRGNQGDCVKLTLRNQLEGDEEVSLNIHGSSMVMSATGQPATTTNPDSIAAKGKAVEMEWYIPPTQQEGSRQFHSYSNDRELTVMGLFGSFVIEPKGSEYLEPLGTGDPQPTKSGWQAIIKNGSGPDFREFVLFYHEVGDEAFRPLNKKGDFIPQRDPLTDVYRPVARALNYRSEPFGVDNMQTQHEYFGFEDESMAYSAYTFGDPATTIPRSYLGDPAKFRLVHGGSEVFHSHHPHGGSIRWPRSPRAIDEMPLWHAAKNGPVKYPVIRTKSDRVDVEVIGPSETMDLETECGSGLCQQLAGDFLFHCHVAHHYIAGMWGYWRVYNTIQQGANHNDVMPDLLELPDRKGRIKVGVTSDELIGKTVDWFGKQFKIIEKGKTDWKADPAIVTIKDWVDMQFPPQGLPGHKKDERDQTRSYDASVLNWSWQGTRAMTEPENTVPNPRYQSAHPGERLPIVFEPLTGKVSWPHLKPHFGRRVPFSKSHNPSPWLEMIHLDEDGQPSSYPAKPGENGRWSLCPENAGSKKYNVHFIHTPMMLADKQGDTPAIMDEGGLIYVLHEEEAAIRKNNDLKFPLVVRSNIYDCVDWMLTSEWDDDDFGNFHASKVNTHWHFLQFDNQSSDGVITGFSNEQSVRPFTMLEKKTDKGLPLPLNTIFTKAGKKGDRVITLKNAAQYHPGIEILIGADNVGGNEVGRIQSIKGNEITLVRPLKNDHPVKDIVTVEFVRQRFWVDSDVGTVFWHDHALGRITWGHGGFGTMIVEPVGSTYHNPKTGAPIRSGPLADIRTAEPVGYGVNGSFRELLVQLNDSVPHTINIVTAGNPPGQPVEVALEAGKTISFPIPDHIKMTPMPFLNGGTHTTGGSLNFRAEPISGRLKANPDPSKLFSSTVHGDPYTPMVRAYLGDTVVFRLLQTMTNESMVWTLSGHTYLTERYAGDANRKNSIHVGIAERYDLVVPQAGGPRLQAGDYIHFNGRSSKFSEGAWGILRVLDKDVTDLQKLPAGYSGRNEIPQAPAVCPADAPVKNFNVSAIDFPSMKLNPKAPDAIEVDFERTIQMVNPDAKIYVLDEDVATVASGLQPMPLTLRANVGDCLKVKLSNKMKQGRASFSALGLAFDPKDSLGANVGNNPGEQTVAPGESRVYTYYADPFIGETASLVWDWGNVMTNPRNGLYGGIVIGPKGATYRDPKTGADISTKNSWVADVIVDRTIQGYEHRQNYRDVALFFQDEDNIIGTSFMPYVQNTAGLTAVNYRSEPYKFREASGCTLGKVFQPCSVDKPESIATPLIEAHAGDPVRIHVFGASNEQNGMFSVEKHEWPIEPFMRGADQISVVEFSASESLDAFIPAAGGSFRLPGDYVWSNQRLPYAQSGQWGLLKVLPVDDQRILPLSQQAPSIKRAGSEAGDPIVSRASNPIQ; via the coding sequence ATGAGATCGGTACGTAGCGGGCCTAAAAAAGTCAGTCAGCGCAGGGCCCAAGCGGCCTGGAAGCTCCTGTTGGGAGTCATGCTTCCATCGGTCTGTGCCGGGGCGTTCCAAGTGGCCTCGGCAGCGGCGCCGGAGCTGCATGCGGCTGCCCATAATCAACCGGCATGGGCTGAGCAGTTGAAGGGACAGACCATTGTCGAGGATGCGCAGGAAGGTCATGTCGAGCGCACCGCGATGATGGAGCGCCAGCACCAACGCATTATGGACAAGATCAACGAGCAGTTGGTCCATGATGCCGAAGTGCAGCGGACGGGCGGCCAGTACAACAACGTCAACATGCTGCACCAGTACGGCGCCGGCAACCAAGATTTGTTGTTGATGTCGAACAGCGGGGCCGAGCCCGTCTCGTCAATGGGCGGGAAGTGTCCGGCCAGTGCGCCGGTCCGCTCCTACGACGTGTCGGCGATCAATGTGGAAATCACCTTGAACATGTGGCTCGATTTCTATCCAGGCTACATGTACACGCTGACCGAGAACATTGAGAAGGTCCGCGCCGAAGAGACGAAGAATAAAGAGGCGCGGGACAAGGAAGGCTACGATCCGGGCGGCGTCACCAACGGATTGCAGAATCAGTTCATTCAGCCCCTGGTCCTTCGTGGCAATCAAGGTGATTGCGTGAAGTTGACGCTCCGCAATCAGCTGGAGGGTGATGAAGAAGTCAGCCTGAACATTCATGGTTCCAGCATGGTCATGTCGGCTACGGGACAGCCGGCCACGACCACCAATCCCGATAGCATTGCGGCCAAGGGCAAAGCCGTGGAGATGGAATGGTACATCCCCCCGACTCAGCAGGAGGGTAGCCGCCAATTCCATTCCTATAGCAACGATCGTGAGTTGACCGTGATGGGCCTCTTTGGGTCCTTCGTGATCGAGCCAAAAGGGTCTGAGTACCTCGAACCGTTGGGAACGGGCGATCCCCAACCGACCAAGAGCGGCTGGCAGGCAATCATCAAGAACGGCAGCGGCCCTGACTTCCGGGAATTCGTGCTGTTCTATCATGAAGTCGGCGACGAAGCGTTCCGTCCATTGAACAAGAAGGGCGACTTCATCCCGCAGCGCGATCCGCTTACCGACGTGTATCGTCCGGTGGCCCGCGCGTTGAACTACCGTAGCGAGCCGTTCGGCGTCGACAATATGCAGACGCAGCACGAATACTTCGGCTTCGAAGATGAGTCCATGGCGTACAGCGCCTATACATTCGGCGATCCGGCCACGACCATTCCGCGCAGCTACCTCGGTGACCCGGCCAAGTTCCGGCTGGTCCACGGTGGTTCCGAAGTGTTCCACTCGCACCATCCGCACGGCGGATCGATTCGTTGGCCGCGGAGTCCGCGCGCTATCGACGAAATGCCATTGTGGCATGCGGCCAAGAACGGTCCCGTGAAATATCCCGTGATCCGGACGAAGTCCGATCGCGTCGACGTGGAAGTTATCGGTCCGTCCGAGACCATGGATCTGGAAACGGAGTGCGGATCCGGTCTCTGCCAACAGTTGGCCGGAGACTTCCTGTTTCACTGTCACGTGGCGCATCACTACATCGCGGGCATGTGGGGATACTGGCGTGTGTACAACACCATTCAGCAGGGTGCGAATCACAATGACGTGATGCCGGATCTGCTGGAGTTGCCGGACCGCAAGGGCCGCATCAAGGTGGGTGTCACGTCGGACGAGCTGATCGGCAAGACCGTCGATTGGTTCGGCAAGCAGTTCAAGATCATCGAGAAGGGCAAGACTGATTGGAAGGCCGACCCGGCCATCGTGACCATCAAGGACTGGGTCGACATGCAGTTCCCGCCGCAGGGGCTTCCAGGCCACAAGAAGGATGAGCGCGATCAGACCCGCTCCTATGATGCCAGCGTGTTGAACTGGAGCTGGCAGGGTACTCGCGCCATGACCGAGCCGGAGAATACGGTGCCGAATCCACGCTACCAGTCGGCCCATCCGGGCGAGCGGCTGCCGATCGTGTTCGAGCCGTTGACCGGGAAAGTCTCCTGGCCACACTTGAAGCCGCACTTCGGTCGTCGCGTGCCGTTCTCAAAGAGCCACAATCCGTCCCCCTGGTTGGAGATGATCCATCTCGATGAGGACGGCCAGCCGAGTTCCTATCCCGCCAAGCCTGGTGAGAACGGACGCTGGAGCCTGTGTCCCGAGAATGCCGGCTCGAAGAAATACAACGTGCACTTCATCCATACGCCGATGATGCTTGCCGACAAACAAGGCGACACCCCGGCCATCATGGATGAGGGCGGGTTGATTTATGTGTTGCATGAAGAGGAAGCGGCCATTCGGAAGAACAACGATCTCAAGTTCCCGTTGGTCGTGCGGTCGAATATCTACGATTGCGTCGATTGGATGTTGACTAGCGAATGGGACGACGACGATTTCGGCAATTTCCACGCGTCGAAGGTCAACACCCATTGGCACTTCCTGCAGTTCGACAACCAGTCGTCGGACGGCGTGATCACCGGCTTCTCGAACGAACAGTCGGTGCGTCCGTTCACCATGCTGGAAAAGAAGACGGACAAGGGCTTGCCCTTGCCCTTGAACACGATCTTCACGAAGGCGGGGAAGAAGGGCGATCGCGTGATCACCCTGAAGAACGCCGCACAGTATCATCCGGGCATCGAGATTCTCATCGGTGCGGATAACGTCGGCGGGAATGAGGTGGGACGGATCCAGTCGATCAAGGGCAACGAGATCACACTCGTTCGGCCGTTGAAGAACGATCATCCCGTAAAAGATATCGTGACGGTGGAATTTGTCCGGCAGCGTTTCTGGGTGGATTCCGATGTCGGCACCGTGTTCTGGCACGACCATGCGTTGGGCCGGATTACCTGGGGCCACGGCGGATTCGGCACGATGATTGTTGAGCCGGTCGGATCGACCTATCACAATCCGAAGACCGGAGCGCCGATTCGGAGCGGTCCGTTGGCGGACATCCGCACCGCGGAGCCGGTGGGCTACGGGGTGAACGGCAGCTTCCGTGAGTTGCTGGTGCAGTTGAACGACAGTGTGCCGCACACGATCAATATCGTGACGGCGGGCAATCCTCCTGGGCAGCCGGTGGAAGTGGCCCTGGAAGCAGGAAAGACGATCTCGTTCCCGATTCCAGACCACATCAAGATGACGCCCATGCCGTTCCTGAACGGCGGGACCCATACGACGGGTGGCAGTCTCAACTTCAGGGCGGAGCCGATCAGCGGTCGCCTGAAGGCGAATCCGGACCCGTCAAAACTCTTCAGCAGCACCGTGCACGGCGATCCGTACACACCCATGGTGCGAGCCTATTTGGGGGATACCGTGGTGTTCCGGTTGCTGCAGACGATGACCAACGAAAGCATGGTCTGGACCCTGTCCGGTCATACCTATCTGACCGAGCGGTATGCCGGCGATGCCAACCGGAAGAACTCCATCCATGTCGGTATCGCGGAACGATACGACCTGGTCGTGCCGCAAGCCGGCGGACCACGATTGCAGGCGGGTGACTACATCCACTTCAATGGTCGTTCATCCAAGTTCTCGGAAGGCGCTTGGGGTATCTTGCGCGTCCTCGATAAGGACGTAACGGATCTGCAGAAGTTGCCTGCCGGATACAGCGGCCGCAACGAAATTCCTCAGGCCCCGGCGGTCTGTCCTGCCGATGCGCCGGTGAAGAATTTCAATGTGTCGGCCATCGATTTCCCGTCGATGAAGTTGAACCCGAAGGCCCCGGATGCCATCGAGGTCGACTTCGAGCGGACCATCCAGATGGTCAATCCTGATGCCAAGATCTACGTCTTGGATGAGGATGTCGCGACGGTGGCGTCCGGCCTTCAGCCGATGCCGCTGACGTTGCGCGCGAACGTCGGGGACTGTCTCAAGGTGAAGTTGAGCAACAAGATGAAGCAGGGCCGTGCATCCTTCTCGGCGCTGGGCCTGGCCTTTGATCCAAAGGATTCCCTGGGAGCGAACGTCGGCAACAATCCGGGCGAGCAAACGGTCGCCCCGGGGGAGAGCCGCGTCTATACCTACTATGCCGATCCGTTCATCGGGGAGACCGCGTCTCTCGTGTGGGATTGGGGGAATGTCATGACCAATCCGCGCAACGGCCTCTACGGGGGTATCGTGATCGGACCCAAGGGGGCGACCTATCGCGATCCGAAGACCGGCGCGGATATTTCCACGAAGAACAGCTGGGTCGCCGATGTCATTGTGGATCGGACGATTCAGGGCTACGAACATCGCCAGAACTACCGCGATGTGGCGCTGTTCTTCCAGGATGAAGACAACATCATCGGAACGAGCTTCATGCCCTACGTGCAAAACACGGCGGGACTGACGGCCGTGAACTACCGTTCGGAACCCTATAAGTTCCGAGAAGCCAGCGGATGCACGCTGGGCAAGGTGTTCCAGCCATGTTCGGTGGACAAGCCGGAGAGCATTGCCACGCCGCTCATCGAAGCGCATGCGGGAGATCCCGTGCGCATCCATGTGTTCGGTGCCAGCAATGAACAAAATGGCATGTTCAGTGTGGAAAAACATGAATGGCCGATTGAGCCGTTCATGCGCGGCGCCGATCAGATCAGCGTCGTGGAGTTCTCAGCGTCGGAATCGCTGGATGCCTTTATCCCTGCCGCAGGCGGAAGTTTCCGTCTGCCGGGTGATTATGTGTGGAGCAACCAGCGGTTGCCCTATGCCCAATCTGGGCAATGGGGGCTATTGAAGGTGTTGCCTGTGGACGATCAACGAATCCTCCCGTTGAGTCAGCAGGCGCCTTCGATCAAGCGGGCGGGGTCCGAGGCGGGAGATCCCATTGTCTCTCGCGCGTCGAATCCCATCCAATAG
- a CDS encoding sigma-54-dependent transcriptional regulator, giving the protein MGIAGKILIVDDEQDALDNCRRILSRGPYDCLTECNSTRALDVIQRERPGLILTDLRMPDLDGIEVLAAAKRFDPSVQVVLLTAHATVQTAVTSMRYGAFDYITKPFTSTDLLQVARRAFGEDGGGVPTAAGAGEVAALRDQSRTGKRTGLSRVIGESPAMESVFSLIDKVAPTHSNVLVYGESGTGKELVARAIHDASLRADRPFIPVDCVSLPDTLLESELFGHEKGAFTGAHVSKPGLFEVAAGGTVFLDEVSGMSQTLQSRLLRVLQERQMRRVGGIRFLDVDVRVIAASNQDLEAACRRGEFREDLYYRLNVIPIVLPPLRRREGDIPMLAREFLRRFMKQQGSAPGVAPDLDPTATELLCGYAWPGNVRELQNVIERAAVLADGPLITAAHLPERLRQVVADEAVLGEAGSFKHAKQAAVTTFERSFLIDLLKRHDGHMGRAAREAGVDRKTIERMVKKHGLRERS; this is encoded by the coding sequence ATGGGGATTGCAGGAAAAATCCTGATCGTCGATGACGAGCAGGATGCGCTCGATAATTGTCGCCGGATTCTCAGTCGTGGGCCGTACGATTGTCTGACCGAGTGTAATTCCACTCGCGCCCTCGATGTGATTCAGCGCGAGCGGCCCGGGCTGATTCTCACGGATTTGCGCATGCCCGATCTCGACGGGATTGAAGTGTTGGCTGCGGCCAAACGCTTTGATCCGTCGGTACAGGTCGTGCTGTTGACGGCGCATGCCACGGTGCAGACGGCAGTCACCTCCATGCGGTATGGCGCGTTTGATTACATCACCAAGCCGTTTACGAGTACCGACCTCCTGCAAGTGGCCCGGCGTGCATTCGGCGAGGATGGGGGGGGAGTTCCGACGGCAGCGGGAGCGGGTGAAGTGGCGGCCTTGCGTGATCAGAGCCGCACCGGAAAGCGGACGGGCCTGTCGCGAGTCATCGGGGAAAGCCCTGCGATGGAGTCGGTGTTCAGTTTGATCGACAAGGTCGCGCCCACCCATTCCAATGTGCTTGTTTATGGGGAAAGTGGAACAGGCAAAGAACTTGTTGCGCGCGCGATCCACGACGCCAGTTTGCGGGCAGACCGACCCTTCATCCCGGTGGACTGCGTCTCGTTGCCCGATACGCTCCTGGAATCGGAACTGTTCGGCCATGAGAAGGGCGCCTTTACCGGCGCACATGTCTCGAAGCCGGGATTGTTCGAAGTGGCGGCGGGCGGGACGGTGTTTCTGGACGAGGTCAGCGGGATGAGCCAGACCTTACAGTCGCGATTGTTGCGGGTGTTGCAGGAGCGGCAGATGCGGCGGGTCGGCGGCATCCGATTTTTGGATGTCGATGTGCGGGTGATCGCGGCGTCGAACCAGGATCTTGAAGCGGCATGCCGACGCGGAGAGTTCCGCGAGGACCTGTATTACCGTTTGAATGTCATTCCCATCGTCTTGCCGCCGTTGCGGAGGAGGGAGGGTGATATTCCAATGCTCGCGCGTGAATTTCTCCGGCGATTCATGAAGCAGCAGGGCTCAGCTCCGGGCGTTGCCCCGGATCTGGACCCCACAGCCACGGAGTTGTTGTGCGGGTATGCCTGGCCGGGGAATGTGCGCGAGTTACAAAACGTCATTGAACGGGCGGCCGTGCTGGCCGATGGCCCGCTGATTACAGCCGCGCATTTGCCCGAACGCTTGCGCCAGGTTGTCGCCGATGAGGCGGTGTTGGGAGAGGCCGGTTCTTTTAAACATGCGAAGCAGGCGGCAGTCACCACGTTCGAGCGGAGTTTTTTGATCGATCTCCTCAAGCGACATGACGGCCACATGGGCCGGGCTGCGCGGGAGGCCGGGGTTGATCGGAAGACCATCGAGCGGATGGTCAAGAAACACGGGCTGCGCGAACGCTCCTGA
- a CDS encoding sensor histidine kinase: MTIRTIKGRIVLAIVLVGCIPLLIGLVLAYMSGMQSLRDVIGGNLQAVAIQAADRVTMLVQSEIQAVRLLGSAPLRVRQPVEAANASYPQDPADTQRIIQTRTQVWEKGKGAAAQLLHRDLSRFLLDTKVRSGDKLVGLLIVDQYGALVASSSEPDHYSFSGEPWWEAVRAGGIDHVYLSGMMPAQVGSFRTPEETFDIAVPILDDRHHTVIGAVKASYRFDTLFGMINQIRIGQTGHAMLFNAAGEPLVCPILPRQAHRIPGQLMTMIVSAGPGWGIADDDGHGGTDTVVGFAPVTGLMLPDNTWHIFVRQQPVESYAPIRDQLRNLAAIGLVMVGLLWAMGRYVATRIARPIQVLKTGVEAISRGTYDGPLDVKTGDEFEELAVAVHRMADRLQASRAELESLNAELTHRVEEKTAEITRQMRKLELSERLATLGKVASGIAHEINNPLSIILNRIECMEADAAQSNISAEVARDLLTIRSQAERISRVTRSILTFSRGTVSMLKPLDLNCVARTCVAMAGERVAALSVRIKAELASELPPVMGDRDRLETVLLNVLNNAIDAVIACGDHGVVTVRTAWMQLNGDEWVRVSVSDNGPGVPAAIVDRIFDPFFTTKPAGQGTGLGLFLSYGIVSDHRGRIEVRNDTVGAVFDVYLPAVGLGESMREGVPWGLQEKS; this comes from the coding sequence ATGACGATTCGTACCATCAAGGGCCGTATTGTACTCGCCATCGTGTTGGTGGGTTGTATTCCGTTGTTGATCGGGCTGGTCCTCGCCTACATGTCCGGCATGCAGTCGCTGCGTGACGTCATCGGCGGCAACCTGCAAGCCGTGGCGATCCAGGCCGCTGACCGGGTGACGATGCTGGTGCAAAGCGAGATCCAGGCCGTTCGGCTGTTGGGGTCCGCACCATTGCGAGTCCGCCAGCCAGTTGAGGCGGCCAACGCCTCCTATCCGCAAGACCCTGCAGACACCCAGCGCATCATCCAGACCCGTACGCAGGTCTGGGAGAAGGGGAAGGGAGCCGCCGCGCAACTCCTCCATCGAGATCTCTCGCGGTTTCTTCTCGATACCAAAGTCAGAAGCGGCGACAAACTCGTCGGGTTGCTGATTGTCGACCAATACGGAGCGCTGGTTGCTTCGAGTTCAGAGCCCGATCATTACTCATTCAGCGGGGAGCCCTGGTGGGAAGCGGTGCGTGCGGGAGGCATCGACCATGTCTACCTGAGCGGAATGATGCCCGCGCAAGTGGGCTCATTTCGAACGCCGGAAGAAACGTTTGATATCGCCGTTCCCATCCTCGATGACCGGCATCACACCGTGATCGGTGCCGTCAAAGCCTCTTACCGTTTCGATACCCTCTTCGGCATGATCAATCAGATCCGCATCGGGCAGACCGGTCATGCCATGCTGTTCAATGCGGCAGGGGAGCCGCTCGTCTGCCCCATTCTTCCCCGTCAAGCGCATCGCATTCCCGGGCAACTGATGACCATGATCGTGTCAGCCGGGCCCGGATGGGGGATTGCGGATGACGACGGCCATGGCGGGACAGACACGGTGGTGGGATTTGCGCCTGTCACCGGCCTGATGTTGCCCGATAACACCTGGCACATCTTTGTGCGGCAGCAACCCGTGGAGAGTTATGCTCCGATCCGCGATCAGCTGAGAAATCTCGCGGCGATCGGTCTGGTCATGGTCGGGCTTCTCTGGGCGATGGGGCGCTATGTGGCGACCAGAATTGCCCGACCGATTCAGGTGCTGAAGACCGGCGTCGAGGCGATCAGTCGCGGCACCTACGATGGACCGCTCGATGTCAAAACCGGCGATGAATTTGAGGAGCTGGCCGTCGCGGTGCACCGCATGGCCGACCGGTTGCAGGCGTCGCGCGCCGAATTGGAATCCTTAAACGCCGAATTGACGCACCGGGTGGAGGAGAAAACGGCGGAAATTACGCGGCAGATGAGGAAACTGGAGTTGTCCGAACGGCTGGCGACGCTGGGCAAGGTCGCCAGCGGCATCGCGCATGAAATCAACAATCCGCTGAGCATCATTTTGAACCGGATTGAATGTATGGAGGCCGACGCCGCCCAGTCGAACATTTCGGCGGAGGTCGCCCGCGATCTGCTCACGATTCGCTCACAAGCGGAACGCATCTCCCGCGTGACACGGAGTATTTTGACCTTCTCCCGAGGGACTGTGTCGATGCTGAAGCCGCTGGATCTCAACTGCGTGGCGCGTACCTGCGTGGCCATGGCGGGGGAACGAGTGGCGGCGCTCTCCGTCCGCATCAAGGCGGAATTGGCTTCGGAGTTGCCCCCGGTGATGGGAGACCGCGACCGGTTGGAAACGGTGTTGCTGAATGTGCTCAATAATGCCATCGACGCCGTGATCGCTTGTGGAGATCACGGGGTGGTGACCGTGCGTACCGCCTGGATGCAGCTCAATGGGGACGAGTGGGTACGGGTCAGCGTGTCGGATAACGGACCGGGTGTGCCGGCCGCGATCGTGGACCGTATCTTCGATCCTTTTTTTACCACCAAACCGGCCGGCCAGGGGACGGGCTTGGGGTTGTTCTTGAGTTATGGAATTGTCTCGGACCATCGCGGACGCATCGAGGTGCGCAACGACACGGTCGGCGCCGTCTTCGATGTGTATTTGCCGGCGGTGGGGCTCGGCGAGAGCATGCGTGAAGGAGTACCATGGGGATTGCAGGAAAAATCCTGA
- a CDS encoding DsbA family protein, whose translation MKPGTDRVVVLAVFFFASWWSLVPVNAWPAEPITDPLTGPMLEQFIERYIRTHPEVIEQSLQALENKRAAEEQQRQKAAIATHQQELLNDPNSPISGNRTGDITVVEFFDYRCGYCKRAASALTELQQRDAGIRVVYKDFPILGETSELAAKAALASHLQGKHQAFHEALLATKEDLTKDHVFRIAKSTGLDIERLDRDLNRPEWQTVIDRNRSLAKTLGISGTPAFIVGTELVPGAMDLKMLENLVAQVRGR comes from the coding sequence ATGAAACCGGGCACCGATCGCGTTGTCGTTCTGGCTGTGTTCTTCTTTGCTTCATGGTGGTCCTTGGTTCCCGTGAACGCCTGGCCGGCTGAACCGATCACCGATCCCCTGACAGGACCAATGCTGGAACAGTTCATTGAACGCTACATCCGCACCCATCCTGAAGTCATCGAACAATCCCTGCAGGCGTTGGAAAACAAACGGGCGGCTGAGGAGCAACAACGGCAGAAAGCCGCAATTGCGACCCACCAGCAGGAGTTACTCAACGATCCGAACTCCCCCATCAGCGGAAATCGAACCGGTGACATCACAGTCGTGGAATTTTTCGATTATCGCTGTGGGTATTGCAAACGAGCGGCTTCCGCGCTGACTGAGCTCCAACAACGGGATGCCGGCATTCGGGTCGTCTATAAAGACTTCCCGATTCTCGGCGAGACGTCCGAACTGGCCGCCAAAGCAGCGTTGGCCTCACATCTGCAAGGGAAACACCAGGCTTTTCATGAAGCCCTGCTGGCCACGAAAGAGGATCTTACCAAAGACCATGTGTTTCGCATCGCCAAATCGACGGGATTGGATATCGAGCGGCTCGACAGAGATCTCAATAGACCAGAGTGGCAAACGGTGATCGATCGCAACCGTAGTCTCGCGAAGACCCTCGGTATCAGCGGCACACCGGCGTTTATCGTCGGCACGGAGTTGGTACCGGGCGCCATGGATTTGAAGATGCTGGAAAACCTGGTGGCACAGGTACGCGGCAGATAA
- a CDS encoding PepSY domain-containing protein has product MSRGASERIMRLAHRWLGMGALGFLLLSVVTGLLWADAKFLYWDDHYKEKVRPLPGPSLETATLPVDRAIVLAKEAVGGRALVEQVLLRSDFGRLFYELKLRVDGVSTTLLFDAKTGERLSPISPDLAPVIAQQYVRTPATVTGVELERYTPRKKKRAQDAVRVRFDDADATEIVLDRQTGEILEDEGRWRRVHFAVMQLHQLNFFGFEKTLLNIPGVPIFLMSLSGGALWLLHRARVRRSRAAMLARDQSLFTAHSAGEPKEVSRLS; this is encoded by the coding sequence ATGAGTCGCGGTGCATCTGAACGGATCATGAGACTGGCCCATCGTTGGCTTGGCATGGGGGCGTTGGGCTTTCTCTTGCTCTCCGTCGTCACCGGCCTGTTGTGGGCGGATGCGAAATTTCTCTATTGGGATGACCATTATAAGGAGAAGGTTCGGCCGCTGCCTGGCCCGTCGCTGGAAACGGCTACGCTGCCGGTGGATCGAGCGATCGTCCTGGCCAAGGAGGCCGTGGGCGGGCGGGCATTGGTTGAACAGGTGCTGCTGCGGTCGGATTTCGGCCGCCTGTTCTATGAACTCAAATTGCGGGTTGATGGGGTGTCCACCACGCTCTTGTTCGATGCCAAGACCGGCGAGCGTCTCTCGCCGATTTCACCGGACCTGGCGCCGGTGATTGCGCAGCAGTATGTGCGGACGCCGGCAACGGTGACGGGTGTGGAACTTGAGCGGTACACGCCCCGCAAGAAGAAACGGGCTCAGGATGCAGTGCGGGTACGCTTCGACGATGCGGATGCCACGGAGATCGTTCTGGACCGGCAGACGGGGGAGATCCTCGAGGACGAAGGTCGATGGCGGCGGGTGCATTTTGCCGTGATGCAACTGCACCAGCTGAACTTCTTCGGGTTTGAGAAGACCTTGCTCAACATTCCGGGTGTGCCCATTTTCCTGATGAGCCTGTCGGGCGGCGCCTTATGGCTGCTTCATCGTGCCCGGGTTCGCCGGTCGCGCGCGGCGATGCTCGCTCGGGATCAGTCGTTGTTCACGGCCCATTCAGCGGGCGAACCAAAGGAGGTTTCTCGCCTGTCTTGA